One stretch of Arachis hypogaea cultivar Tifrunner chromosome 20, arahy.Tifrunner.gnm2.J5K5, whole genome shotgun sequence DNA includes these proteins:
- the LOC112784697 gene encoding UDP-xylose transporter 3: MGEGEQFQLGTVGALSLSVVSSVSIVICNKALMSTLHFIFATTLTSWHLLVTFCSLHVALKMRLFEHKPFDQKAVMGFGILNGISIGLLNLSLGFNSVGFFQMTKLAIIPCTILLEILFLGKKFSKRIQFSLAILLLGVGIATVTDLQLNVLGSFLSLLAVVTTCVAQIMTNTIQKKFKVSSTQLLYQSCPYQSAVLLISGPYLDKLLTNLSVFSFNYTTQVTVVIILSCVLSIVVNFSTFLVIGKTSPVTYQVLGHLKTCLVLAFGYIIVRDPFNWRNILGILVAMVGMVMYSYNCTLESQQKSNESSSQALQVREGADSDPLLSVENGNSVFNKRSPVWSKEKD; encoded by the exons atgggtGAGGGAGAACAATTTCAGCTGGGAACTGTTGGTGCATTGTCACTATCTGTGGTGTCGTCGGTATCGATTGTGATTTGCAATAAGGCGCTTATGAGCACATTACATTTCATTTTTG CTACAACTTTGACAAGTTGGCATCTGCTTGTCACATTTTGTTCTCTTCATGTGGCGCTAAAAATGAGATTGTTTGAACACAAGCCTTTTGACCAGAAAGCTGTTATGGGCTTCGGAATTCTAAATGGAATCTCAATAGGACTTTTAAATTTGAGCCTTGGATTCAATTCTGTTGGTTTCTTTCAG ATGACTAAGCTGGCAATCATTCCATGTACCATTCTTTTGGAGATCCTTTTTCTCGGGAAAAAATTCAG TAAAAGAATTCAATTTTCCCTTGCCATTCTCCTTCTTGGTGTTGGGATTGCAACAGTCACTGATTTGCAGCTCAACGTTTTGGGCTCTTTCTTGTCTCTTCTAGCAGTGGTTACAACATGCGTTGCTCAGATT ATGACAAATACAATCCAGAAGAAGTTTAAGGTTTCCTCTACCCAACTTTTGTATCAATCATGTCCATATCAATCAGCAGTCTTGTTGATATCTGGACCATATCTGGATAAACTTCTGACCAACCTTAGTGTGTTTTCATTCAATTATACAACACAAGTGACG GTTGTCATTATTCTTTCATGTGTTCTGTCTATTGTTGTAAATTTTAGTACATTTCTGGTAATTGGAAAGACATCACCAGTCACCTATCAGGTTCTTGGGCATCTGAAGACATGCCTTGTATTGGCATTTGGTTACATTATTGTCCGTGACCCATTCAACTGGAGAAACATTCTGGGGATTTTGGTGGCCATGGTTGGGATGGTTATGTATTCCTACAATTGCACACTTGAGAGTCAGCAAAAATCTAATGAATCTTCATCACAAGCATTACAG GTTAGAGAAGGCGCTGATTCTGATCCTCTACTTAGTGTGGAAAACGGGAATTCGGTATTCAACAAAAGGAGCCCTGTGTGGAGCAAAGAGAAAGACTAA
- the LOC112785165 gene encoding uncharacterized protein isoform X2, translated as MECIGRTSNGESSVARFPLSPSSSLVIQKGDITKWSIDGSSDAIVNPANERMLGGGGADGAIHMAAGPELVQACYSVPEVRPGIRCPTGEARITPGFRLPASHVVHTVGPIYNSNSNPAASLSSAYSLRVAKDKNIQYIAFPAISCGVFGYPYDEAATVAISVVREFRNEFKEIHFVLFLQDIYQVWVNKANDLMKN; from the exons ATGGAGTGTATTGGTAGGACTTCCAATGGAGAGAGCAGCGTAGCTCGGTTCCCATTGTCACCATCGAGCTCTTTGGTCATTCAGAAAGGAGATATCACCAAATGGTCCATCGATGGTTCCTCCGATGCAATA GTAAATCCTGCAAATGAGAGAATGCTTGGCGGTGGTGGTGCAGATGGCG cGATACATATGGCTGCTGGTCCTGAACTTGTTCAAGCATGTTATAGTGTTCCAGAGGTGAGGCCTGGAATTCGGTGCCCAACTGGGGAGGCAAGGATCACACC TGGTTTTAGATTGCCTGCTTCTCATGTTGTTCATACGGTTGGACCAATCTACAATTCTAATAGTAATCCTGCTGCTTCTCTTTCAAGCGCTTATAG TTTGAGGGTTGCTAAGGATAAAAACATTCAGTATATAGCATTCCCAGCTATATCATGTGGTGTCTTTGG ATATCCTTATGATGAGGCTGCCACGGTAGCGATTTCTGTCGTCAGGGAGTTTCGAAATGAGTTTAAGGAG ATCCACTTTGTTCTGTTCTTGCAAGATATTTATCAAGTCTGGGTAAATAAAGCAAATGATCTGATGAAAAATTAG
- the LOC112785165 gene encoding uncharacterized protein isoform X1, whose product MECIGRTSNGESSVARFPLSPSSSLVIQKGDITKWSIDGSSDAIVNPANERMLGGGGADGAIHMAAGPELVQACYSVPEVRPGIRCPTGEARITPGFRLPASHVVHTVGPIYNSNSNPAASLSSAYRNSLRVAKDKNIQYIAFPAISCGVFGYPYDEAATVAISVVREFRNEFKEIHFVLFLQDIYQVWVNKANDLMKN is encoded by the exons ATGGAGTGTATTGGTAGGACTTCCAATGGAGAGAGCAGCGTAGCTCGGTTCCCATTGTCACCATCGAGCTCTTTGGTCATTCAGAAAGGAGATATCACCAAATGGTCCATCGATGGTTCCTCCGATGCAATA GTAAATCCTGCAAATGAGAGAATGCTTGGCGGTGGTGGTGCAGATGGCG cGATACATATGGCTGCTGGTCCTGAACTTGTTCAAGCATGTTATAGTGTTCCAGAGGTGAGGCCTGGAATTCGGTGCCCAACTGGGGAGGCAAGGATCACACC TGGTTTTAGATTGCCTGCTTCTCATGTTGTTCATACGGTTGGACCAATCTACAATTCTAATAGTAATCCTGCTGCTTCTCTTTCAAGCGCTTATAG GAACAGTTTGAGGGTTGCTAAGGATAAAAACATTCAGTATATAGCATTCCCAGCTATATCATGTGGTGTCTTTGG ATATCCTTATGATGAGGCTGCCACGGTAGCGATTTCTGTCGTCAGGGAGTTTCGAAATGAGTTTAAGGAG ATCCACTTTGTTCTGTTCTTGCAAGATATTTATCAAGTCTGGGTAAATAAAGCAAATGATCTGATGAAAAATTAG
- the LOC112782952 gene encoding superoxide dismutase [Mn], mitochondrial, whose amino-acid sequence MAARSLLTRKTLATVLRRDSTALGAQAAAHSRGLHTFTLPDLNYDYGALEPAISGEIMEIHHKKHHQTYVTNYNKALEQLHDALPKGDASTIVKLQSAIKFNGGGHINHSIFWKNLAPQREGGGEPPKGSLGWAIDEHFGSFEKLVQKVNAEGAALQGSGWVWLGLDKEFKKLVVETTANQDPLITKGPGLVPLLGIDVWEHAYYLQYKNVRPDYLNNIWKVINWKYASEVYEKESS is encoded by the exons ATGGCTGCGCGATCCCTATTGACCCGAAAAACCCTAGCCACAGTGCTCCGCCGTGACTCCACGGCACTGGGCGCACAAGCAGCAGCACATTCGCGCGGACTTCACACTTTCACGCTGCCGGATCTGAATTACGACTACGGCGCACTGGAGCCGGCTATAAGCGGGGAGATCATGGAGATTCACCACAAGAAGCACCATCAGACTTACGTCACTAATTACAACAAGGCCCTCGAGCAGCTTCACGATGCTCTCCCTAAGGGCGATGCTTCTACCATCGTTAAGCTCCAGAGTGCCATCAAGTTCAACGGCGGAG GTCATATCAACCACTCTATTTTCTGGAAGAATCTAGCTCCGCAACGG GAAGGAGGCGGCGAGCCACCCAAGGGTTCGCTGGGATGGGCCATTGACGAGCATTTTGGCTCTTTCGAAAAATTGGTACAGAAGGTGAACGCAGAGGGTGCTGCCTTACAAGGGTCTGGATGGGTG TGGCTCGGTCTAGACAAGGAGTTTAAGAAGCTTGTAGTTGAAACCACTGCCAATCAG GACCCACTGATTACAAAGGGACCAGGATTGGTTCCATTGCTTGGCATAGACGTTTGGGAGCATGCATATTACTTACAG TACAAGAATGTCAGACCAGACTATCTGAACAACATTTGGAAAGTTATTAACTGGAAATATGCCAGCGAAGTGTATGAAAAAGAGAGCTCTTAA
- the LOC112783190 gene encoding UDP-xylose transporter 2, with protein MGEGERFQLGTVGALTLSVVSSVSIVICNKALMSSLHFIFATTLTSWHLLVTFCSLHVALRMRFFEHKPFEQKAVMGFGILNGISIGLLNLSLGFNSVGFYQMTKLAIIPCTVMLETIFLGKRFSKRIQFALAILLLGVGIATVTDLQLNAMGSFLSLLAVITTCVAQIMTNTIQKKFKVSSTQLLYQSCPYQAATLLVSGPFLDKFLTNQNVFAFNYTTQVTVFIVLSCLISISVNFSTFLVIGKTSPVTYQVLGHLKTCLVLAFGYILLHDPFSWRNILGILIAMVGMILYSYYCTLENQQKAVETSVQTSQAREAESDPLINVENGSSVVSDSVVQMSPLWSKDKD; from the exons ATGGGTGAGGGAGAACGATTTCAACTTGGGACTGTCGGCGCGTTGACTCTTTCTGTGGTGTCATCGGTGTCGATTGTGATTTGCAATAAGGCACTGATGAGCTCATTGCATTTCATTTTCG CTACAACTTTGACAAGTTGGCATCTGCTTGTCACATTCTGTTCACTTCATGTGGCACTCAGAATGCGATTCTTTGAGCATAAACCTTTCGAGCAGAAAGCCGTAATGGGATTTGGGATTTTAAATGGAATCTCAATTGGACTCCTAAACTTGAGTTTAGGGTTCAATTCTGTTGGTTTTTATCAG ATGACCAAACTGGCAATCATTCCATGTACTGTAATGTTGGAGACCATTTTTCTTGGGAAGAGATTCAG TAAAAGAATTCAGTTTGCCCTAGCTATCCTCCTTCTGGGTGTTGGGATTGCAACTGTCACAGATTTGCAGCTCAATGCTATGGGCTCTTTTTTGTCGTTGCTAGCAGTGATTACAACATGTGTTGCTCAGATT ATGACAAATACTATTCAGAAGAAGTTCAAGGTTTCTTCCACCCAACTTCTGTATCAATCATGTCCATACCAAGCAGCAACTCTGTTAGTCTCTGGTCCATTTTTGGATAAATTTTTGACCAACCAAAATGTTTTTGCTTTCAACTATACAACACAAGTGACG GTCTTCATTGTTCTGTCATGCCTCATCTCCATCTCGGTCAATTTTAGTACATTTCTTGTTATCGGAAAGACATCTCCGGTCACCTATCAGGTACTTGGACACCTGAAGACTTGCCTTGTATTGGCATTTGGGTATATTTTACTCCATGACCCATTCAGCTGGAGGAACATACTCGGTATTCTCATCGCCATGGTTGGAATGATTCTATACTCTTATTATTGCACTCTTGAGAATCAACAAAAAGCTGTGGAAACTTCAGTACAAACCTCCCAG GCAAGAGAAGCTGAATCTGATCCTCTTATTAATGTGGAGAATGGAAGTTCAGTTGTGAGTGATTCAGTTGTGCAAATGTCCCCTCTATGGAGCAAAGACAAAGACTAA